The Candidatus Hydrogenedens sp. genome has a window encoding:
- a CDS encoding O-acetyl-ADP-ribose deacetylase, whose product MVQLNMGNCVIEVVQGDITKEQTDAIVNAANKSLLGGGGVDGAIHRAGGPAILEECRKLGGCETGDAKITTGGRLPAKYVIHTVGPIYRDGKHGEPDLLKSCYERSLEVAVEHKVKTIAFPAISCGVYGYPIPEAAKIAVGTVKEFIEKNPSCGITNIRFVMFGHDTYGPFCDALRMLGGIEL is encoded by the coding sequence ATGGTTCAGCTCAACATGGGTAATTGTGTTATTGAAGTGGTGCAAGGTGATATAACAAAAGAACAAACCGATGCTATTGTTAATGCGGCAAACAAATCTCTTCTTGGTGGAGGTGGTGTTGATGGAGCCATACATCGTGCTGGAGGACCAGCAATATTGGAAGAATGCAGAAAGTTAGGTGGCTGTGAAACAGGCGATGCTAAAATCACAACAGGTGGTCGGTTACCCGCTAAGTATGTAATTCATACTGTTGGACCTATCTACCGTGATGGGAAACATGGTGAACCAGATTTGTTAAAAAGCTGTTACGAACGTTCTTTAGAAGTAGCGGTGGAACACAAGGTAAAAACTATTGCTTTCCCAGCCATCAGCTGTGGTGTTTATGGTTACCCAATTCCAGAAGCTGCAAAAATTGCTGTTGGAACTGTGAAAGAATTTATAGAGAAGAACCCTTCTTGTGGGATAACCAATATTCGCTTTGTAATGTTCGGACATGATACGTATGGTCCTTTCTGTGATGCACTGAGGATGCTTGGTGGAATAGAACTATAA
- a CDS encoding 3-deoxy-7-phosphoheptulonate synthase, whose product MEKQQLHAIENINIVAFTPLITPREIKKAYPMTDALSRSIAEFRNTVGAILRGEDNRFMIIVGPCSIHSREVALDYAQRLLNVQKQVSDVMFIIMRTYFEKPRTTLGWKGLIYDPDLDSTHNIAKGLNLAREILIKIAEMGLPTGTELLDPIVPQYISDLVCWASIGARTTESQTHREMASGFSMPIGFKNSTDGNLQVAIDAMISARGHHHFLGIDEDGRSCIIETAGNSLSHIILRGGRGRPNYDPVSVIEAVEQMQKVGLPPRIVIDCSHANCGKRYVLQAHVLRDVIQQRIEGNRFILGAMLESNIKAGNQPFPPPGAVPEYGVSITDPCLGWEETETVILESAERLRKNS is encoded by the coding sequence ATGGAAAAACAACAATTACATGCTATTGAAAACATAAATATTGTTGCATTTACTCCTCTTATTACACCACGGGAGATAAAAAAGGCATATCCCATGACAGATGCTTTGTCCCGCAGTATCGCAGAGTTCCGTAATACTGTTGGTGCTATCCTGCGTGGAGAAGATAACCGTTTCATGATTATTGTGGGTCCCTGTTCTATTCATAGCCGTGAAGTTGCCTTAGACTATGCCCAGAGATTATTAAATGTGCAAAAGCAAGTAAGTGATGTAATGTTTATAATTATGCGGACGTATTTTGAGAAGCCACGGACAACCTTAGGTTGGAAAGGACTAATCTACGACCCCGATTTAGATAGTACCCATAACATCGCTAAAGGTTTAAATTTAGCCAGAGAAATCCTAATTAAAATTGCTGAGATGGGACTACCTACGGGAACCGAATTGTTAGACCCAATAGTTCCTCAATACATTTCTGATTTAGTATGTTGGGCTTCTATTGGTGCACGAACCACAGAATCACAAACACATCGAGAAATGGCAAGTGGTTTCTCTATGCCCATTGGTTTCAAGAATAGTACTGACGGTAATCTACAAGTAGCCATTGACGCTATGATTTCAGCAAGGGGACACCATCACTTCTTAGGTATTGATGAAGATGGCAGGTCTTGCATTATTGAAACAGCGGGCAACTCGTTATCTCATATTATTCTCCGTGGCGGTAGGGGAAGACCAAACTATGACCCTGTAAGTGTCATTGAAGCGGTTGAGCAAATGCAAAAAGTAGGACTACCTCCACGAATTGTTATTGATTGTAGTCATGCCAATTGTGGCAAAAGATATGTATTACAAGCCCATGTCCTTCGTGATGTAATTCAACAAAGAATAGAAGGGAATCGATTTATTCTTGGTGCTATGCTTGAAAGTAACATTAAAGCGGGAAACCAACCTTTTCCCCCTCCTGGAGCAGTCCCTGAATATGGGGTCAGTATCACAGACCCATGCCTCGGTTGGGAAGAAACAGAAACGGTTATACTCGAATCCGCAGAAAGACTACGGAAAAATAGTTAA
- a CDS encoding L-rhamnose mutarotase, with amino-acid sequence MQRYAFMMKLKNDLVIEEYERLHKDIGQDVIEAHRRAGFHNYSIFRYGLELFAYFESVDPEGCFTRIAQEPIMKVWWSKTNPLMETDGNKPLFTPIKEVFHMD; translated from the coding sequence ATGCAGAGATATGCTTTTATGATGAAATTAAAAAACGATTTAGTTATTGAAGAGTATGAACGGCTACACAAAGATATAGGGCAAGATGTTATTGAGGCACATCGCAGAGCAGGATTTCATAACTATTCTATTTTTCGTTATGGGTTAGAACTTTTTGCATATTTTGAATCAGTAGACCCTGAGGGTTGCTTTACTCGAATTGCTCAGGAGCCTATTATGAAAGTATGGTGGTCAAAAACGAACCCACTTATGGAAACAGATGGAAATAAGCCTTTATTTACTCCCATAAAAGAAGTGTTTCACATGGATTAA
- a CDS encoding sulfite exporter TauE/SafE family protein translates to MPPEVFVFLAFLCASFVHATTGFGSALVGMPILVLAVGLQISAPLLALLSQIVNLGVLLQNWKSLNWRSSLILILPSIFGVPIGLLFLKGGNEQILNAVLGIVLIGYGFFSFFYKDNTHEKHLVSSPTPSKTFYGLLAGFVAGILGGAYNANGPPVIIYTSIANPEKGSFRSVLQAFFLVNGFIIIFGHLITGLVTKQVLYYSLPGIPGMFLGMLLGFYVDRFLTPQRFRWVVIIGIILLGAGLLIPSTLFLLQPHH, encoded by the coding sequence ATGCCTCCAGAAGTTTTTGTATTTCTCGCTTTTCTATGTGCAAGTTTTGTGCATGCCACAACGGGTTTTGGTTCTGCTTTAGTCGGTATGCCGATATTAGTGTTGGCTGTGGGACTCCAAATCTCTGCACCTTTGCTCGCCCTATTAAGTCAGATTGTTAATTTAGGTGTGCTGTTGCAAAACTGGAAATCTCTCAATTGGCGGAGTTCGTTAATATTGATCCTCCCTTCTATTTTTGGTGTTCCCATTGGTTTGCTGTTTCTCAAAGGTGGAAATGAGCAAATTTTAAATGCCGTTTTAGGGATAGTTTTAATAGGTTACGGCTTTTTTTCATTTTTTTATAAGGACAATACACATGAAAAGCATTTGGTCTCGTCACCAACCCCAAGCAAAACGTTTTATGGACTGCTTGCTGGTTTTGTTGCTGGAATTTTAGGTGGTGCTTATAATGCAAATGGTCCACCTGTAATTATTTACACCAGCATTGCAAATCCAGAAAAAGGGAGTTTTCGCTCTGTTTTACAAGCCTTCTTTCTCGTTAACGGTTTTATCATTATTTTTGGTCATCTTATTACGGGTTTAGTGACAAAACAGGTACTTTATTACTCACTGCCAGGCATTCCAGGCATGTTTCTTGGTATGCTCTTAGGTTTTTATGTAGACCGTTTTCTTACACCTCAGCGGTTCAGATGGGTCGTTATTATTGGTATCATTTTATTAGGTGCTGGCTTACTTATTCCTTCCACTTTATTTCTACTTCAACCACATCATTAA
- a CDS encoding methylated-DNA--[protein]-cysteine S-methyltransferase, with the protein MDVANFIFKKASDVIYGYISSKGLQKLYLYHSSYPRPYLLHETPNILLGRHVSFLLDRYFSGIPEQFEGLPLDLSSATEFQKKIFYALRKVPWGNICSYSELAKMAHLSQNHARAVGQALHKNPLPIIIPCHRVLTAKGHIGGFSAGLEWKRKLLKLEGISIQG; encoded by the coding sequence ATGGATGTAGCAAATTTTATTTTTAAAAAGGCATCAGATGTTATTTATGGATATATTTCTTCAAAAGGTCTCCAAAAACTTTATCTTTATCATTCTTCGTATCCGCGACCTTATCTTCTCCATGAAACCCCAAATATTTTGCTTGGTAGGCACGTATCGTTTTTATTAGATAGATACTTTTCGGGGATTCCAGAACAGTTTGAAGGGCTTCCACTGGATTTATCCTCTGCGACTGAATTTCAAAAAAAGATATTCTATGCTTTGAGAAAAGTACCGTGGGGCAACATCTGCAGTTACTCTGAACTGGCAAAAATGGCACACTTATCGCAAAATCATGCCAGAGCAGTTGGGCAAGCACTTCATAAAAATCCATTACCAATTATTATCCCCTGTCACCGTGTACTAACAGCGAAGGGGCACATAGGAGGTTTTTCCGCTGGCTTGGAATGGAAACGCAAATTACTAAAGCTTGAGGGAATTTCTATTCAAGGATAA
- the purE gene encoding 5-(carboxyamino)imidazole ribonucleotide mutase: MTDSKKTPLVSVIMGSASDWDVMLNVVKILKDFDIPYEARVLSAHRTPEMLKEYVKFAEERGIELFIAGAGMAAALPGVIASCTVLPVLGVPIPSGALNGQDALFSIVQMPPGIPVACFAIGKPGATNSALMAIAILAQKYPELKTKLIAYREQQAKKILETNLPDNI, encoded by the coding sequence ATGACAGATTCAAAAAAGACGCCATTAGTTAGTGTAATTATGGGAAGTGCTTCGGATTGGGATGTTATGTTGAATGTAGTAAAAATTCTCAAAGATTTTGATATCCCCTATGAAGCACGTGTTCTTTCTGCACATCGAACACCAGAAATGCTGAAAGAGTATGTAAAATTTGCTGAAGAACGAGGAATTGAATTGTTCATTGCTGGTGCAGGGATGGCCGCCGCACTGCCTGGAGTTATTGCATCTTGCACGGTTTTACCTGTACTGGGTGTCCCTATTCCCTCTGGAGCATTGAACGGACAGGACGCATTGTTTTCAATCGTTCAAATGCCACCAGGAATTCCTGTTGCCTGTTTTGCAATCGGCAAACCAGGAGCAACAAATTCTGCACTCATGGCAATTGCTATTTTGGCTCAGAAATATCCAGAATTAAAAACAAAACTTATCGCATATCGGGAACAGCAAGCGAAGAAGATTTTAGAAACCAATCTCCCAGATAATATTTAA
- a CDS encoding DUF4080 domain-containing protein, whose amino-acid sequence MTDIVLSTITARYSHASFGLRWLRANSGIWREKIVIKEFHLKQAVPIIAESILKEKPKIIGLGVYIWNLNEITELVQIIKQVAPEIIIIIGGPEVSYEYEELPVFHWSDYLVRGEGERAFSELLDNLLTDRKPQQKIWEKPISDLNILTLPYDEYTSEDIEHKIIYVESTRGCPFHCEFCLSSVNPGVRFFDRGTFLESMYKLIERGAKNFTFVDRTFNINETHALDIIDFFLSHIKPDMRIHFEIVPDKLSMNILERFKEFPSGTLHLETGLQTTNPITQDLISRRQNLEKTFEVLRYLRTETGAKIHADLVAGMPAETWDTMRDSFNRLIEVDPQEIQLGILKRLRGAPISRHIKTYSLAFAPFPPYEILQTSTLSFDELQKLKRMARYLELYYNQGNFQQSLNLLWASDTTPFDAFSKFSDFIWEKTGKTHELSLATLANLLFSYLMSTEKYSKIEIESALRNDYSKKPGRTERLNFHKTIEFMDKGKK is encoded by the coding sequence ATGACGGATATTGTTTTATCAACAATTACAGCGAGATACTCTCATGCGTCGTTTGGACTTCGTTGGCTACGTGCAAATTCAGGTATATGGAGAGAGAAAATCGTCATTAAGGAATTTCATCTTAAGCAGGCTGTGCCAATTATCGCCGAGTCGATACTAAAGGAAAAACCAAAAATTATAGGGCTTGGGGTATACATTTGGAATCTAAACGAGATAACCGAATTGGTGCAAATTATAAAACAGGTAGCCCCTGAAATCATTATTATTATTGGTGGACCTGAAGTAAGTTACGAATACGAAGAACTCCCTGTCTTTCATTGGTCAGATTATCTTGTTCGTGGAGAAGGTGAACGTGCCTTTTCTGAATTGTTAGACAACCTATTAACAGACCGAAAACCACAACAGAAGATATGGGAAAAACCTATTTCGGATTTAAACATTTTGACGTTGCCTTATGACGAATACACATCAGAGGACATTGAACATAAAATTATCTATGTCGAAAGCACACGGGGTTGCCCGTTCCATTGTGAATTTTGCCTGTCTTCTGTAAATCCTGGAGTGCGATTTTTTGATAGGGGTACATTTTTAGAAAGCATGTATAAGTTAATAGAGCGTGGAGCAAAAAATTTTACTTTTGTAGATAGAACCTTTAACATTAATGAAACACATGCATTAGACATTATCGATTTTTTTCTAAGTCATATCAAACCAGATATGAGGATTCATTTTGAGATTGTTCCTGACAAATTAAGTATGAATATATTAGAACGATTTAAGGAATTTCCATCAGGAACTCTTCATTTAGAAACAGGGCTACAAACAACAAATCCAATTACACAAGACTTAATATCGCGCCGTCAGAATTTAGAAAAAACATTTGAAGTATTACGTTATTTACGTACAGAAACAGGAGCAAAAATTCATGCAGATTTAGTAGCAGGTATGCCTGCGGAAACATGGGATACGATGAGAGACAGTTTTAACAGATTAATTGAAGTGGATCCACAGGAAATACAATTGGGAATCTTGAAACGGTTAAGAGGTGCTCCTATTTCACGACATATCAAGACTTACAGCCTTGCGTTTGCTCCTTTTCCGCCGTATGAGATACTTCAGACCAGTACACTCTCTTTTGACGAGTTACAAAAACTAAAACGGATGGCACGGTATCTCGAACTATACTACAATCAGGGGAACTTCCAACAATCACTTAATCTATTATGGGCATCTGATACAACGCCTTTTGATGCTTTCTCAAAGTTTAGCGATTTTATATGGGAAAAAACAGGAAAAACTCATGAACTATCGCTTGCGACGCTTGCCAATCTTTTATTTTCATATCTTATGTCAACAGAAAAATACTCTAAGATAGAAATAGAATCTGCTCTTCGCAATGATTATTCAAAGAAACCAGGGAGAACCGAAAGACTCAATTTTCATAAAACAATTGAGTTTATGGATAAGGGCAAGAAATGA